The Legionella cincinnatiensis genome includes a region encoding these proteins:
- a CDS encoding MBL fold metallo-hydrolase, producing the protein MKLLFLGAGSGLGSDSKNFQSNMLLLTDKGKKLLIDCGTDIRFSLSRAHYISHDIDAVYISHLHADHIGGLEWLAFQRKFAVESKAPQLIIHEHLVHPLWSHSLSGGLKTLNEKEATLNDYFRVTTVNDGQVFQWEGLHLNLIKTVHIHSNKKLMPSYGLYIQYHDKNFFITTDTQFTPDRFKKYYQEATLIFHDCETLEVPSGVHAHFNQLDTLDPNIKAKFWLYHYNDGKLPDAQSHGFLGFVQCGQVIELFK; encoded by the coding sequence ATGAAACTATTATTCTTAGGAGCTGGTAGTGGTTTAGGATCGGATTCTAAAAATTTTCAATCAAATATGCTTCTTCTCACTGATAAAGGTAAAAAATTATTAATAGACTGTGGGACCGATATTCGTTTTTCCTTATCTCGGGCCCATTATATCTCTCATGATATTGATGCAGTTTACATCAGTCATTTGCATGCCGATCATATTGGTGGTTTAGAGTGGCTTGCATTTCAACGTAAATTCGCGGTGGAGAGTAAGGCACCTCAGCTAATTATACACGAACATTTAGTCCACCCATTATGGAGTCATTCCCTGAGTGGTGGTTTAAAAACGCTGAATGAAAAAGAGGCCACCTTGAATGATTACTTTAGGGTGACTACTGTAAATGACGGTCAGGTTTTTCAATGGGAAGGATTGCATTTGAATTTAATTAAAACAGTTCATATTCATTCTAATAAGAAATTAATGCCAAGTTATGGTTTATATATACAGTATCATGACAAAAATTTTTTTATCACTACTGACACCCAATTTACCCCCGATCGTTTTAAAAAATATTATCAAGAAGCAACATTGATTTTTCATGATTGTGAAACGCTAGAGGTGCCAAGTGGAGTACATGCGCATTTTAACCAATTAGATACACTTGATCCCAATATTAAAGCAAAGTTTTGGTTATACCACTATAATGATGGCAAATTACCCGATGCTCAATCCCATGGCTTTCTTGGTTTTGTTCAATGTGGGCAAGTAATCGAGTTATTTAAATAA
- a CDS encoding adenylate/guanylate cyclase domain-containing protein produces MQITKLNLKNTYLLKYFFFFLMLSLLGLIISLFALKHIAVQEILDADERYQSYLIADGLRQSSDDLTDMARLYVMTGEKKYRDYYNEILSIREGKSPRPLNYDEIYWDLVIDNKRPQPYGEKKSIAAMMLEQNFTLKEFAMLTEVEHRSNELVKLEIKAMNMVEGKYQDKDGNYTIIGKPNPQLAQSLVFSDEYAQAKLGIMRPLQAFFAHVEHRTLLTNEKIDIKMSRIIILTLIFTFLSTILMIFFIIHALKSISKVNDENDLLLLNILPEPIASRLKMGEVDIADEFSQASVMFADIINFTQLTEQLGAKKTVNILNRLFAEFDNLTEKYHVEKVKTIGDNYMAVSGVPEQTTRHAINIANYALAILERMMTFNQENKMQLQFRIGITYGTVIAGVIGHKKFVYDIWGNVVNLASRLEETSLPNKIHISEKMAFMLEDEFIMEPRGTLEMKGIGTLRTFFLLGKKEI; encoded by the coding sequence ATGCAAATCACAAAGCTCAATCTTAAAAATACCTATCTTTTAAAATATTTCTTCTTTTTTCTGATGCTTTCACTTTTAGGCTTAATAATCAGTTTATTTGCACTAAAACATATAGCGGTACAAGAGATTCTTGACGCCGATGAACGTTACCAATCCTATCTAATCGCTGATGGTCTTCGTCAAAGTTCTGATGACTTAACAGATATGGCAAGGCTTTATGTGATGACTGGAGAGAAAAAGTACCGTGATTATTATAATGAAATTCTATCAATACGAGAAGGAAAGTCCCCTAGGCCATTAAATTATGATGAGATTTATTGGGATTTAGTTATTGATAACAAACGCCCCCAGCCTTATGGTGAAAAAAAATCTATAGCTGCGATGATGCTAGAACAGAATTTCACCCTGAAAGAATTTGCTATGCTGACTGAAGTGGAACATAGAAGCAATGAGCTAGTAAAGTTAGAAATTAAAGCGATGAATATGGTTGAAGGAAAATATCAAGATAAGGATGGGAATTATACGATAATTGGCAAGCCTAATCCTCAACTCGCCCAAAGCCTGGTCTTTAGTGATGAATATGCACAAGCCAAATTAGGCATCATGAGACCACTTCAGGCTTTTTTTGCTCATGTTGAACATCGAACGTTACTTACCAATGAAAAAATTGATATTAAAATGTCGAGAATTATTATTTTGACGCTTATCTTCACATTTTTATCAACAATACTCATGATCTTCTTTATTATTCATGCTCTAAAATCTATCTCCAAAGTGAATGATGAAAATGATTTATTATTGTTGAATATTTTGCCCGAACCAATTGCGTCACGCTTGAAAATGGGAGAGGTAGATATTGCGGATGAGTTTTCCCAAGCGAGCGTCATGTTTGCAGATATTATCAATTTTACTCAGCTAACAGAACAATTAGGTGCTAAAAAAACTGTAAATATCTTAAATCGCTTGTTTGCAGAATTTGATAACCTCACTGAAAAATATCATGTTGAAAAGGTAAAAACTATAGGTGATAACTATATGGCTGTATCAGGTGTTCCTGAGCAAACTACAAGACATGCAATCAATATAGCAAACTATGCCCTAGCTATTCTGGAAAGAATGATGACCTTTAATCAAGAAAATAAGATGCAACTCCAATTTCGCATCGGCATTACTTATGGTACGGTGATTGCCGGTGTTATTGGACATAAGAAATTTGTTTATGACATCTGGGGTAATGTAGTCAATTTAGCAAGCCGATTGGAAGAAACATCCCTTCCTAATAAAATTCATATTTCAGAAAAAATGGCTTTTATGCTTGAGGATGAATTCATTATGGAACCAAGAGGAACCCTAGAAATGAAAGGGATTGGCACTCTAAGAACCTTTTTCCTACTTGGGAAAAAAGAAATATAG
- the lptM gene encoding LPS translocon maturation chaperone LptM, whose amino-acid sequence MKRLHCVLIVGITLIISGCGQKGPLYLPESTRNASSK is encoded by the coding sequence ATGAAACGACTACACTGTGTATTAATAGTTGGCATCACCTTAATCATATCTGGTTGTGGACAAAAAGGACCACTCTATTTACCAGAATCAACAAGAAATGCCTCAAGTAAGTAA
- the fur gene encoding ferric iron uptake transcriptional regulator produces the protein MEESKQLKNAGLKITLPRLKVLQILEQSPNHHLSAEGVYKALLETGEDVGLATVYRVLTQFEAAGLVTRHNFEGGHSVFELSQGEHHDHLVCIKCGCVEEFVDEIIEQRQKTIADRAHFQMTDHALNIYGICPKCQQLT, from the coding sequence ATGGAAGAAAGTAAACAGCTAAAAAATGCTGGATTAAAAATTACTTTACCACGTTTAAAAGTATTACAAATCTTAGAGCAATCTCCCAATCATCATTTAAGTGCAGAAGGAGTTTATAAAGCATTGCTAGAGACAGGAGAAGATGTTGGGCTTGCCACAGTTTATCGTGTATTAACGCAATTTGAAGCTGCAGGATTAGTTACTCGTCATAATTTTGAAGGGGGGCATTCAGTATTTGAATTGAGTCAGGGTGAACATCATGATCATTTAGTCTGTATTAAATGTGGTTGTGTGGAAGAATTTGTTGATGAAATAATAGAGCAAAGGCAGAAAACTATCGCGGATAGGGCGCATTTTCAGATGACAGATCATGCTTTAAACATTTATGGAATATGTCCCAAGTGCCAACAATTAACGTGA
- a CDS encoding type II toxin-antitoxin system RatA family toxin: MPIVKKSRTVNYTCEQMFALVNEVERYAEFLPYCSESLVHHRDEDEVQATLVIGAAGMSKSFTTRNRLQINKMIEIRLVDGPFSHLEGFWRFDEVEEGCKISFDLEFEFAGRMFSMLLGPVFEQVTDKMVDSFCERAKTIYDKG, from the coding sequence ATGCCCATAGTGAAGAAATCACGTACTGTTAACTATACTTGCGAGCAAATGTTTGCTTTAGTAAATGAAGTAGAGCGTTATGCCGAGTTTCTACCTTATTGTTCAGAAAGCTTAGTACACCATCGCGATGAAGATGAAGTGCAGGCAACTTTGGTGATTGGTGCTGCTGGAATGAGTAAATCATTTACTACACGTAACAGGCTCCAAATTAATAAAATGATAGAAATTCGACTTGTTGATGGTCCATTCAGTCATTTAGAAGGTTTTTGGCGTTTTGATGAGGTAGAAGAGGGTTGTAAAATTTCTTTTGACTTGGAGTTTGAATTCGCAGGACGAATGTTTTCCATGCTTCTTGGACCAGTATTTGAGCAAGTAACTGATAAAATGGTAGATTCTTTCTGTGAGCGAGCAAAAACAATTTATGATAAAGGTTGA
- a CDS encoding alpha/beta hydrolase — MNEFINESEDHAQACVIWMHGLGADASDMMGLVDQLTVTDIVLRHIFINAPQRPVTLNGGMVMPAWYDIIGMKLIDREDKEGIGQSELLIRKVMDEQLNAGFSYNQIFLAGFSQGGAMALHTALHTPAQLAGVIALSAYLPLAAHNRPILDKRTPFFMGSGQYDPLVLPQWTELSKDWLLDEGYKNISYHKYPMEHSVCFEEIKDLSFWLKQVAGEA; from the coding sequence TTGAATGAGTTTATAAATGAGTCAGAGGATCACGCTCAAGCATGTGTTATTTGGATGCATGGACTTGGCGCTGATGCTTCCGATATGATGGGCTTAGTAGATCAATTAACAGTGACGGATATAGTGTTACGCCATATATTTATCAATGCACCTCAGCGTCCGGTGACGCTTAATGGTGGAATGGTGATGCCTGCATGGTATGATATTATAGGTATGAAATTAATTGATAGGGAAGATAAAGAAGGAATTGGCCAGTCTGAATTGTTAATTCGTAAGGTTATGGACGAGCAATTAAATGCGGGTTTTTCATATAATCAGATTTTTTTAGCTGGCTTTTCACAGGGAGGGGCTATGGCGTTACATACAGCTCTTCATACTCCAGCTCAGTTAGCCGGGGTAATTGCTTTGTCTGCTTATTTACCTTTAGCCGCACATAATAGGCCAATACTTGATAAACGCACGCCTTTTTTTATGGGTTCTGGTCAATATGATCCTCTGGTCTTGCCTCAATGGACTGAATTAAGTAAAGATTGGCTATTGGATGAAGGATATAAAAATATTTCTTATCATAAATATCCTATGGAACATTCAGTGTGTTTCGAAGAAATTAAAGATCTTAGCTTTTGGTTAAAACAAGTGGCGGGAGAAGCATAA
- the dapF gene encoding diaminopimelate epimerase, producing MNIRFTKMHGLGNDFIVIDGINQNINLNPQQISVMAQRNTGIGFDQCLLIESSQQEGIDFNYRIFNADGQEVGQCGNGARCLALFVKYYGLTNKNHLTVATKTTKMNLYINADQSVRVDMGIPKLAPKDIPLLAPEQSEKYDLELSNNETLCLHALSVGNPHAVLLVQEIQTAPVLTLGKQLSLHPCFPEQANVGFMQIVNPQHIKLRVFERGCGETQACGSGAVAAAAVGCLYYKLDKQIKVTLPGGDLLIDWPEFNKPICLTGPAVFVYEGTLF from the coding sequence ATGAACATTAGATTTACCAAAATGCATGGCTTAGGCAATGATTTCATAGTGATTGATGGCATTAATCAAAATATAAACCTCAATCCTCAACAAATATCGGTAATGGCTCAGCGTAATACTGGTATTGGTTTTGATCAATGCTTGCTTATTGAATCCAGCCAGCAAGAGGGAATTGACTTTAATTATCGAATTTTTAATGCCGATGGCCAGGAAGTAGGGCAATGTGGAAATGGAGCACGATGTTTGGCCTTATTTGTCAAATACTATGGTTTAACCAACAAAAATCACTTAACAGTTGCCACTAAAACCACAAAAATGAATTTGTACATTAATGCAGATCAAAGCGTACGTGTGGATATGGGCATTCCCAAATTGGCCCCCAAAGACATTCCGCTCCTGGCCCCAGAACAGTCTGAAAAATACGATTTAGAGCTTTCAAACAATGAAACTCTTTGTCTACATGCTCTAAGTGTTGGTAATCCGCATGCTGTTTTATTGGTTCAAGAAATACAAACAGCTCCTGTACTCACCTTAGGCAAACAACTTAGCCTGCATCCGTGTTTTCCCGAGCAAGCAAATGTCGGATTTATGCAAATTGTAAATCCACAACACATTAAATTACGAGTCTTTGAGCGGGGCTGTGGTGAAACCCAAGCGTGTGGCAGTGGGGCTGTTGCAGCCGCTGCAGTAGGATGTTTATATTACAAACTGGATAAACAAATAAAGGTAACTTTGCCTGGTGGTGATTTACTCATTGATTGGCCTGAATTTAATAAACCAATTTGCTTAACTGGTCCTGCTGTTTTTGTTTATGAAGGCACATTATTTTAA
- a CDS encoding outer membrane protein assembly factor BamE, giving the protein MRIIIFLLGIVFTLTLTQCTSFDLSRRVVQQGNLLPKATLDRLKIGMSKNEVAILLGTSLLSPVFNHDRWDYAYTWRRGHGAITMSTLSLYFHNDRLTRIERDKFNPGVGTAIAHPDINQE; this is encoded by the coding sequence ATGAGAATAATAATTTTTCTACTTGGAATTGTATTTACTTTAACCCTAACTCAATGTACCTCGTTTGACCTTTCTCGACGTGTAGTACAACAAGGGAACCTATTACCAAAAGCAACTCTTGACCGTTTAAAAATCGGAATGAGCAAAAATGAAGTGGCTATATTGTTGGGAACAAGCTTATTGAGTCCTGTATTTAATCACGATCGCTGGGATTATGCATATACTTGGCGTAGGGGACATGGGGCGATTACCATGTCAACTTTGAGCTTATATTTCCATAATGACAGACTGACTCGTATTGAGCGAGATAAATTCAACCCAGGTGTAGGTACAGCGATCGCACACCCAGACATCAATCAAGAATAA
- a CDS encoding RnfH family protein, protein MIKVEVVYVPLTKAVVHRTLELKLGATVSDALCASEIYVIYPETRSFSVGIFSKQVSLEHVLKEGDRIEIYRPLILDPKESRRKKANVLSEKNKS, encoded by the coding sequence ATGATAAAGGTTGAGGTAGTTTATGTGCCTTTAACAAAGGCTGTTGTACATAGGACACTTGAGCTTAAACTAGGAGCAACAGTTTCTGATGCGCTTTGTGCATCAGAAATATATGTAATTTATCCTGAAACACGCAGTTTTTCTGTGGGCATCTTTTCAAAACAAGTTTCTTTAGAGCATGTGCTTAAAGAAGGAGATAGGATAGAAATATACAGACCATTGATTTTGGATCCTAAAGAAAGCCGACGGAAAAAGGCAAATGTTCTTTCTGAAAAAAATAAATCATAG